A section of the Aricia agestis chromosome 4, ilAriAges1.1, whole genome shotgun sequence genome encodes:
- the LOC121726227 gene encoding uncharacterized protein LOC121726227 isoform X3 gives MDNYMEYHLMGSVSQIRMKQGCMPTKFECQPDRRKRTSDATERPYILKKQRKTLIEECQKDLVEISTKQVKLEEMSYGSTASQASISNISQENAPKTADKSIQVNIKHKFRSKATQTKPNTVNDMTSPLKPFRRSVSTSPFKVKNKITAEPSMSNVQKLLRIKEESDSDTSCYSPSVTQRDSSPSAIFLQMESTSDCRELIEEDKKQVLKMEFTIEEIDS, from the exons ATGGATAATTATATGGAATATCATTTGATGGGGTCGGTGTCACAGATCCGCATGAAGCAGGGGTGTATGCCCACTAAATTTGAATGTCAACCAGACCGAAGAAAACGAACATCAGATGCTACAGAAAGACCGTATATTCTCAAAAAACAAAGAAAGACATTAATAGAAGAATGTCAGAAAGATTTAGTAGAAATAAGCACTAAACAGGTGAAACTTGAAGAGATGTCATATGGAAGTACAG CTTCTCAAGCATCCATAAGCAATATTTCACAAGAAAATGCGCCTAAGACGGCAGATAAATCAATTCAAGTAAACATTAAACATAAGTTTAGAAGTAAAGCCACCCAAACAAAACCTAATACAGTAAACGATATGACATCACCTTTGAAACCTTTTAGACGATCTGTATCTACATCAccatttaaagttaaaaataagatTACTGCTGAACCATCAATGTCCAACGTACAGAAATTACTCAGGATAAAGGAAGAATCTGATAGTGATACTTCATGTTATTCACCATCTGTAACGCAGAGAGATTCATCACCATCAGCAATATTTCTACAAATGGAGTCTACTTCAGACTGCAGGGAATTGATTGAAGAAGATAAAAAACAGGTTTTAAAAATGGAATttaccattgaggaaattgattcctag
- the LOC121726227 gene encoding uncharacterized protein LOC121726227 isoform X2 has translation MLPKDMDNYMEYHLMGSVSQIRMKQGCMPTKFECQPDRRKRTSDATERPYILKKQRKTLIEECQKDLVEISTKQVKLEEMSYGSTASQASISNISQENAPKTADKSIQVNIKHKFRSKATQTKPNTVNDMTSPLKPFRRSVSTSPFKVKNKITAEPSMSNVQKLLRIKEESDSDTSCYSPSVTQRDSSPSAIFLQMESTSDCRELIEEDKKQVLKMEFTIEEIDS, from the exons ATG tTACCAAAAGATATGGATAATTATATGGAATATCATTTGATGGGGTCGGTGTCACAGATCCGCATGAAGCAGGGGTGTATGCCCACTAAATTTGAATGTCAACCAGACCGAAGAAAACGAACATCAGATGCTACAGAAAGACCGTATATTCTCAAAAAACAAAGAAAGACATTAATAGAAGAATGTCAGAAAGATTTAGTAGAAATAAGCACTAAACAGGTGAAACTTGAAGAGATGTCATATGGAAGTACAG CTTCTCAAGCATCCATAAGCAATATTTCACAAGAAAATGCGCCTAAGACGGCAGATAAATCAATTCAAGTAAACATTAAACATAAGTTTAGAAGTAAAGCCACCCAAACAAAACCTAATACAGTAAACGATATGACATCACCTTTGAAACCTTTTAGACGATCTGTATCTACATCAccatttaaagttaaaaataagatTACTGCTGAACCATCAATGTCCAACGTACAGAAATTACTCAGGATAAAGGAAGAATCTGATAGTGATACTTCATGTTATTCACCATCTGTAACGCAGAGAGATTCATCACCATCAGCAATATTTCTACAAATGGAGTCTACTTCAGACTGCAGGGAATTGATTGAAGAAGATAAAAAACAGGTTTTAAAAATGGAATttaccattgaggaaattgattcctag
- the LOC121726224 gene encoding 28S ribosomal protein S5, mitochondrial, whose protein sequence is MASKLLGLRTLFSQSLKLLPKHPYNNSVHNLNHFSTSSTLNVNFFNKLPAEKLWKSVTSVSNAGAKKGRGKGAGRIRIRDLNRGQVIGVGKINMLWPGLSAPVIRGRELLKQQRLPDDPERMEKLIKLRDSMTKFRRLKLSPIERGWSGSRMPGRSIGAPDPVGDEEFVGFDTKVLQLRSLLIMKGTLGRTRNYQAMVVTGNGQGLAGFGFGKSKEAQAALRKAKNRAGKKLMNFEIYNGHTVFHDFFTAFGSTKIFVQKKNEGYGLKCHRAIKEICQAIGIKDLRAKIEGSTNLQHVVKAFFIGLLQQRTHQQLAEEKKLHLVEYRAENSYYPTVVASPEKVRTKEEIPKDETLDFIQYILNDRVILKRKKFPRFYESMPSYQIYLKKYEKYRNHEKIRLNLRAEYGEIKSFLNDKYPEEKAEAEA, encoded by the exons atggCATCAAAGTTATTAGGGCTAAGAACATTATTCAGCCAATCTTTGAAACTATTGCCTAAACATCCTTACAATAACAGTGTACATAACCTCAACCATTTCAGTACATCTTCAACTTTAAATGTTAATTTCTTCAACAAAC tACCAGCTGAAAAGCTATGGAAGTCTGTGACATCGGTCAGTAATGCTGGCGCTAAGAAGGGTCGTGGTAAAGGCGCCGGCAGAATTAGGATAAGGGATTTGAATCGAGGCCAAGTAATTGGTGTTGGTAAAATAAACATGCTGTGGCCTGGTCTCTCAGCACCTGTTATAAGAGGCAGGGAGTTGCTGAAACAACAGCGCCTACCCGATGATCCAGAAAG aatggaaaaattaataaagctCAGAGACTCCATGACAAAGTTCCGAAGACTAAAACTGAGTCCAATTGAAAGAGGATGGTCGGGGTCCCGTATGCCCGGCCGTAGCATAGGAGCTCCTGACCCAGTCGGAGATG aGGAATTTGTTGGATTTGACACAAAAGTGCTCCAATTGAGATCACTTCTTATAATGAAAGGTACACTGGGAAGAACAAGAAATTATCAAGCTATG GTTGTTACTGGCAATGGTCAAGGACTTGCTGGCTTTGGTTTTGGCAAATCAAAGGAAGCACAGGCAGCATTAAGAAAAGCCAAAAATAGAGCTGGCAAAAAACTCATGAACTTTGAAATATACAATGGGCATACAG TATTCCACGATTTCTTTACCGCCTTTGGCAGCACCAAAATATTTGTACAAAAGAAGAATGAGGGATATGGACTGAAATGCCACAGAGCTATCAAAGAGATATGTCAAGCTATTGGCATCAAAGATCTTCGGGCCAAAATAGAGGGATCCACAAACTTGCAACATGTCGTCAAGGCTTTCTTCATTGGTCTACTGCAACAG AGAACACACCAGCAGCTCGCAGAAGAGAAGAAGCTACATCTAGTTGAATACAGAGCGGAAAACTCTTACTACCCCACTGTAGTTGCTAGTCCCGAAAAAGTCAGAACTAAGGAGGAGATCCCGAAAGATGAAACTTTGGACTTCATCCAGTATATCCTAAATGACAGAGTGATCTTGAAGAGAAAGAAGTTCCCACGATTCTACGAGTCCATGCCCTCCTACCAGATATACTTGAAGAAATACGAGAAATACAGAAACCACGAGAAGATAAGATTAAACTTAAGAGCAGAGTATGGTGAGATAAAGAGTTTCTTAAATGACAAATATCCAGAAGAAAAAGCTGAGGCTGAAGCATAG
- the LOC121726226 gene encoding zinc finger protein-like 1 homolog codes for MGLCKCPKRRVTNQFCFEHRVNVCEYCMVTNHPKCIIQSYLQWLQDSDYNPICEICTKKLTDGECIRLICYHVFHWECAESRYRALPRTTAPAGYQCPSCATPVFPPPNLVSPVADVLKEKLAGVNWARAGLGLPLLSEDQDLKGAAGRRSQSPNDQFFPGTVDSQRGTPVGASDDEMPNRASSPHSIVHMPDEPVSIYDNSSVKRNDSLQAGQSSRKGFKLSSESKPLINYDHDENKYKQKSTFAWISRWWKNTLPSSRVRRTGGIYRKYWIMLFVVVAVVIVLLLLSDRSVDEDNPFGAILDEDRRILQKN; via the exons ATGGGTTTGTGCAAATGTCCGAAAAGGAGAGTCACAAATCAGTTTTGTTTTGAGCACAGAGTAAATGTTTGTGAATATTGTATGGTGACGAACCACCCGAAG TGCATCATACAATCATACCTTCAATGGCTTCAAGACAGCGACTACAATCCCATTTGTGAGATTTGTACAAAAAAACTGACAGACGGCGAGTGTATCCGGCTAATTTGCTACC ATGTTTTCCACTGGGAGTGTGCGGAGTCTCGATATCGGGCGCTGCCCCGCACGACAGCGCCAGCTGGGTACCAGTGCCCGTCGTGTGCCACTCCTGTGTTTCCACCCCCAAACCTAGTGTCACCAGTTGCTGATGTTCTGAAAGAAAAACTGGCCGGCGTCAACTGGGCGAGAGCAGGGCTCGGCCTTCCCTTG ctttCTGAAGATCAAGACTTAAAAGGAGCAGCGGGAAGACGGAGTCAATCCCCCAACGACCAGTTCTTCCCTGGTACAGTTGACAGTCAAAGGGGTACTCCTGTTGGGGCCAGTGATGACGAAATGCCAAACCGAGCCAGCTCACCACATTCCATAGTCCATATGCCTGATGAACCAGTTAGCATTTACGATAACTCATCTGTTAAACGAAATGACAGCTTACAAG ctGGACAATCTTCTCGAAAAGGCTTCAAATTATCCTCAGAATCTAAACCATTAATAAATTATGATCATGATGAAAACAAATACAAGCAGAAGTCTACCTTTGCCTGGATTAGCAGGTGGTGGAA AAATACTCTACCATCCTCGAGGGTCAGACGAACTGGTGGTATCTACAGAAAGTACTGGATCATGTTGTTTGTAGTTGTAGCAGTTGTAATTGTTTTACTACTGTTGAGTGATAGAAGTGTAGATGAAGATAATCCATTTGGTGCAATTTTGGATGAAGATAGACGAATATTACAGAAGAACTGA
- the LOC121726227 gene encoding uncharacterized protein LOC121726227 isoform X1 codes for MNSKVYKWCGVPQCKNTSIKTPDKLFVYVPQNKTIRNKWLKLARRDLKTAPCTQLYFCEDHFDLPKDMDNYMEYHLMGSVSQIRMKQGCMPTKFECQPDRRKRTSDATERPYILKKQRKTLIEECQKDLVEISTKQVKLEEMSYGSTASQASISNISQENAPKTADKSIQVNIKHKFRSKATQTKPNTVNDMTSPLKPFRRSVSTSPFKVKNKITAEPSMSNVQKLLRIKEESDSDTSCYSPSVTQRDSSPSAIFLQMESTSDCRELIEEDKKQVLKMEFTIEEIDS; via the exons atgaaTTCGAAAGTGTATAAGTGGTGTGGGGTCCCGCAGTGTAAGAACACATCCATAAAAACTCCTGATAAGTTATTTGTGTACGTTCCTCAGAATAAAACAATACGAAACAAGTGGCTTAAACTTGCAAGGCGAGATTTAAAAACAGCCCCCTGTACtcaactttatttttgtgaagATCACTTTGAT tTACCAAAAGATATGGATAATTATATGGAATATCATTTGATGGGGTCGGTGTCACAGATCCGCATGAAGCAGGGGTGTATGCCCACTAAATTTGAATGTCAACCAGACCGAAGAAAACGAACATCAGATGCTACAGAAAGACCGTATATTCTCAAAAAACAAAGAAAGACATTAATAGAAGAATGTCAGAAAGATTTAGTAGAAATAAGCACTAAACAGGTGAAACTTGAAGAGATGTCATATGGAAGTACAG CTTCTCAAGCATCCATAAGCAATATTTCACAAGAAAATGCGCCTAAGACGGCAGATAAATCAATTCAAGTAAACATTAAACATAAGTTTAGAAGTAAAGCCACCCAAACAAAACCTAATACAGTAAACGATATGACATCACCTTTGAAACCTTTTAGACGATCTGTATCTACATCAccatttaaagttaaaaataagatTACTGCTGAACCATCAATGTCCAACGTACAGAAATTACTCAGGATAAAGGAAGAATCTGATAGTGATACTTCATGTTATTCACCATCTGTAACGCAGAGAGATTCATCACCATCAGCAATATTTCTACAAATGGAGTCTACTTCAGACTGCAGGGAATTGATTGAAGAAGATAAAAAACAGGTTTTAAAAATGGAATttaccattgaggaaattgattcctag